DNA sequence from the Myxococcaceae bacterium JPH2 genome:
CGGAGATGCGCGCGGGCTCGGCGGGGGCATCGCCCAGCACGGTGATGCGCACGTAGCGCGCGTCGCGGGGCGCGAACGTGTAGCGCTCCAATGCGGCCGTCGTGCCGGACGACGCGCCGGAGAACACGCGCGTGTAGGTGATGCCGTTGGTGGAGAGGGCCAGGGTGAAGCGGCTCGCGTGCGCGTCGCCATGGAGCCACGCGATGTCCACCGCCGCCACGGTCCGCACATTTCCCAGGTCCGCGCGAAGCCACGGTCGCGGGCCCTGACAGGCCCAGTACGTATCGAAGTCTCCGTCAATGGCGGCGACGGGCCGGTGGCCATCATCCCCACTCGCCTTGGCGGCCACGAAGCCTCCGGCGGCCCGCGCCTGCGCGCCGAGCGCCAACATCAGGACGAGCCACCTCGCGAGGCGTGGCGGCCCGCGCCGGCGCGCGCAAGGCAGTGCCCTGGCGGGGTGGCCGCCTCGGTCGGGATGCGTGGGATTGCCCATCCGTCCTCCTCGCCCCGACCTCCCCGTGTCGCACCGCTCAACGGCTCCACCGCACCACGGCGGCCGAGGGCCCCTGGAGCTGGAGCCTCCCCGCGTGCAGCGGCGACTCGGAGACAGCGCCGCCGAAGCGAGGGGCCTCGCTCCACAACAGCAGCTCCGCGGAGGGGAACGCCTGGTCCAGCGTGCCGCGCAGGTTGAGAACGACCGAGAGCCGGTGGTCCCCCACCCACCGCTCCAACAAGAGTGCGTCCGGGCCCAGGGCGCGCGCATCGTGGAAACCCCGGTGTCGGTCTCGGAGGCTGGGCTCGGTGGCGCGCAGCCGGAGCAACTCTTGATAGAGCGCGCGCACCTCGCGATGCCCCGGACGCTCGGCCTCGCTCCAGTCCAGCCGTGAACGCAGGAAGGTCTCCACGGCCTGTGGGTCTGGCACCTCGGCGCCGGCGAAGCGCGCGAACGCGGCGAACTCCTTGCGGCGTCCCTCCGTGACCAGGCGTCCCAGCGCCTCGTGGTGGTCCGTGAAGTAGAGGAAGGGAGTGGTCGCGTTCCACTCCTGCCCCATGAAGAGCAGCGGCGTGTGCGGCGCCAGGAGCAGCAGCGTGCTCATGGCGCGAAACGCGGCGGCGGAGACGTCATGGCCCAGCCGCTCGCCTCTCGCGCGGTTGCCCACCTGGTCGTGATTCTGGAGGCAGATGACGAAGCGCCACGGCTCCAGTCCCTCGGCGGAGGTGCCACGCGCGCGCCCTCGGCTGGGTGAGCGCTGGCCCTCGTAGAACCAGCCCTGGCGCAGGGTGCGCGCGATGTCCTCGGCGCTGCCGGTGTAGTCCTGGAAGTAGCCGTCGCTGTCGCCCGCGAAGGCGCGGCGCAGCTGGTGATGGAGGTCATCCGCCCAGACGCCATCCAGGCCGAAGCCGTCGTCAGAGGGAGGCCGCAGCAAGCGGCGCTCGTTGCGCTCGTCCTCGGCGATGACGATGACGCGGCGGCCCGGCGCCACCTCGCGCGCTCGCGCCGTCAGCTCCGCGAGCAGGTGCGGCTCCCCGTCGTCGAAGAGCGCGTGCGTGGCATCCAGGCGCAGGCCGTCCGCGTGGTAGTCGCGGATCCACATCTCCACGTTGGAGAGCACCAGCGAGCGCGCCATCGCGGACCGCGCGCCGTCGTAGTTCACCGCGTCGCCCCAGGGGGTGTGGTGGCGGTCGGTGAAGTAGTCGTGGGCGAAGGCGCGCAGGTAGTTCCCGTCCGGCCCGAAGTGGTTGTAGACGACGTCCACGAGCACCGCGAGGCCATGCGCGTGGGCTGCGTCGACCAGCCTGCGCAGCCCTTCGGCCCCACCGTAGGTCGACGACGGGGCGAAGAGGTCCACGCCGTCGTAGCCCCAGTTGCGCGAGCCGGGGAAGCTGGCCACGGGCATCAGCTCGAGCGCGGTGACACCCAGCTCGCGCAGGTCGCGCAAGCGCGGGATGAGCGCCTCGAAGGTCCCTTCCGACGTGGCCGTGCCCACGTGCACTTCGTAGAGGACGAGCGACCGCGGCTCGGGCCCTTCCCAGTCCGCGTCCGACCAGGCGAAGGCATCCGGGGCCACGACCTCGGAGGGCCCATGCACGCCCTGCGGCTGCGAGCGCGACCAGGGGTCGGGGAAGGGGCCCTCGCCGTCCACGCGCAGCTTGTAGCGGGTGCCGGCGCCCTGGCCGTCGAGCACCGCGCCGAAGCAGTCACCGGGCTCGGGAAGCAGGGGGAGCGCGGCGCGCTCGGTGCCGTCCGCGTCGAAGAGCACGACCTCCAGCCGAGCATGGCCTGGAGCCCAGACGCGCCAGCGCACCCGAGGGCCCGCCTCCACCCAGGCGCCCAACCTGGGCGCGCGCGACCGTGACTCGTCGGACAGGACCATGCTCGAACCAGTTAGCGCAGGAGCCTCGCCCACGGGAGGAATCCCGGCGGCGCGCCCCCGCGTGGCCCATCCCGGTGTTCACCGCTGGACCCCCGGGGTGCCCGCGAGTGGGCATCGACCCGAGCCCACGAACGCCCCTTGCCCGGCGCGCCCGATGCCTGTGCCAGGGAGCAACGCAGGGCCCGCCACGCGATGGCCCGCTTGTCGCGCCCGCACGCGCCCGAGACAATGCGCCCGTGCGAGGCCGCGCATCGCGGGCCCGCCCACTCCCGGAGCCTCCTCGGATGAGCCACCACCCCGCTGGTGCCCCCCGTCAGCCACTCGACGACGATGCCGACGTGCCCTCGCGCCTCCGCTCGCTGGCGGTGCTGTCACCCCGGGACATCGATGCCCGCTTGTCCGAGCATGGCTACCGCGGCCAGCCCGAGGCCCGCCGCGCCGCCTCGGTGCTCGCCTACCGCCACATGCAGCGCCTCCGCCGCCTCCACCTCGATGGCATCCCGCCCGAGCCTGGCACGCGCGAGAACTGCCTCTTCCTGGGCCCCACCGGCTCGGGGAAGACCTTCCTCGTGGAGCTGCTGTTCCGCGAGATTCTCGGCGTCCCCACCGTGCTCGCGGACAGCACGCAGTTCTCCGAAACGGGCTACGTGGGCGATGACGTGAACACCCTCCTGTCGCGCCTCCACGAGGCCGCCGGGCAGGACTCTGAATGGGCCGCGTGCGGCGTCATCTGCATGGACGAGTTCGACAAGCTCGCCACCCACCGCTCCGACAGCCGCTTCGCCGGACAGCAGACCACCAAGGACGTGACGGGGCTCGGCGTGCAGCGCAGCCTCTTGCACCTGCTCTCCTCCGCGCGGGCGGACTTCCCGCCGGACTTCGGCTTCACCAGCCGCACCCGCGCGCAGACGCTGGAGATGTCCTGCATCACCTTCATCGCGTGCGGTGCCTTCAGCGGGCTGAAGACCACCGTCGAGGGCCTCGCCCACGAGGAGCGCCTGGGCTTCGGCCGCACGCCCGGACGCGACACCGCGTCCATCGCCTCGCGCGTGTCGGATGAACAGCTGGAGAACACCACCGCGTTCGCGCGCTTCGGCTTCATCCCCGAACTCATCGGCCGCTTCAACCGCATGGTCTCCTTCGCGCCGCTCGACGCGAGCACCCTGATGGACATCCTCCAGCACAACGTGCTGCGCGCGTACGAGCGCGAGTTCGAGCTGGAGGGCCTGCGTCTCCAGGTCCCGCAGGACGTGCGCGAGCACGTGGTGGCCCGCGCCCTCAAGCGCGAGACCGGTGCGCGCGGACTGCGCGCCACGCTGTCGCCGCTGCTGGAGCGCGCCGCCTACGAGCACTTCGGACAGCCTCGCGCGAGCACCGTGCGCCTGGTGCTGGAAGGCACCGAGGTGCGCGCCCTCTCCGCCTAGCCCCACGCGTCCCGGCAGCCGACGCGGCAAGGGCGCGTCCGCAGTCCTCCCGACGCGACGGGTGAGCAAGCCCGTCGCTCACCGCGGGCCCACGCGCCTTACGGTTGGCCATGAAACGGGAAGCGGAGGCACCTGCATGCACCACACTCGTGAAATCCCCCGCTCGGGCTGGGCGGACTATCTCTCCCTGCTGAGCAGCCTCGAGCGCGACCACTGGGTGCGCATCGAAACGGACAGCGAGGACACGGGCGAGCAACCCCTGGCCCAGCGGCTGCCGCTCATCGAAATCGCGCTGGAGGAGAAGGGCAGCGACCAGGGCGCCATCGAGGTCATGGTCGGCCGCCCAGGCGACGAAATCACCCACCGCATCTTCTCGCCGAACCACATCTACGCGGAGGAGAGCGACAGCGGCGAGCTGGAGTGCCTCGACATCGAGGACGCGGACCACGTCAAGACGCTCATCTACTTCGATGAGCCGCGGGCGAGCGAGGAGCTGCCCTCCACCACCTGACCCACCTGTCCCCACGAGCGACGCCCGAGGGGCGGGCATCCTCCATTCCCGGAGGGTGCCTGCCTTTCTTCGCCGTCCTCGCGCACGATGGGGTCCATGGACGTCGTCACCTGGGCAGTCTCGCTGTGGCCCCACGTGGTGGCCCTCCTGACCGTGCTGGTCAGCGTGCTGGCCACGGCGCACGCGGTGCTGCACAAGCGAGATGTCCGCGCCACGGTGGGCTGGGTGGGCGTGGTGTGGCTGGTGCCCGTGGTGGGCGCCGTGCTGTATCTGCTGCTCGGCATCAATCGCATCCGCCGCCGCGCGCGCTCCCTCACCCTCAGGCAGGAGCACGGCCGCTACCCTTCCGCGCCCGCCGCCCCGCCCCTCACCGCCGAGCGCGTGGGCCTCCAGCAACCCGCCGCCGCGCACCTCGCCCCGCTCGTGCGATTGGGCGACGCGGTGATGCACCGGCCGCTGCTCCCGGGCAACCAGCTCACCGTGCTCGAGTCCCGCACGGACGCCTACCCCGCCATGCTGGAGGCCATCGCGCAGGCCCGGCACACGCTGTCCCTGGCCACGTACATCTTCGACAACGACCCCGCGGGCCATCTGTTCGTGCGCGCGCTCTCCGCCGCCGTGGGGCGCGGCGTGGAGGTGCGCGTGCTCGTGGATGCCGTGGGCTCGCGCTACACGTGGCCTCCCATCATGGGACGCCTGCGCCGCGCGAAGGTGCCGGCCGCGCGCTTCCTGCCCTCGTGGGCGCCCTACCGGCTGCCCTTCATGAACCTGCGCAACCACCGCAAGCTGATGGTGGTGGACGGCCGCGTGGGCTTCACCGGCGGCATGAACATCCGCAAGGACTTCCTCCCGGGCGAGCACGCCGCCAGGGACCTGCACTTCCGACTGGAGGGCCCCGTGGTGGGGCAGCTCCAGGAAATCTTCGCCGAGGACTGGGCCTTCACCACCCACGAGCACCTCCAGGGCGAGGCCTGGTTCCCGGTGCTGGAGCCTCGGGGCGCCGTGCTGGCGCGCGGCATTCCCGACGGCCCCGACGAGGACTTCGAGACCCTGCGCATGGTGCTCCTCGGCGCGCTCGCGACGGCGCGGACGTCCGTGCGCATCCTCACGCCGTACTTCCTCCCGGACGCCGCGCTCATCACCGCCCTCAACGTGGCCACGCTCCGCGGCGTGCAGGTGGACATCCTGCTGCCCGAGCGAGGCAACCTCCCCGTGGTGCAGTGGGCCAGCACCGCGCAGCTCTGGGAGGTCCTGCGCCCCGGCTGCCGTGTCTTCCTCACCGCGCCCCCGTTCGACCACTCGAAGCTCATGGTCGTCGATGGCGTCTGGTCCCTGGTGGGCTCCGCCAACTGGGACCCGCGCTCGCTGCGCCTCAACTTCGAGTTCGATGTGGAGTGCTACGACCCGGCGCTGGCCGCGACGCTGGGGGCCCTCATCGACGCGCGCCAGCAACGCGCGCGGCAGCTCCCCCTGGAGGAGGTGGACGGCCGCGCGCTGCCGGTGCGCCTGCGCGATGGGCTGGCGCGCTTGCTCTCGCCCTATCTGTGAGGCCGCGTCACAGGAGCACGCGGCGCGCTCGCCAGTAGGTCTCCTTGGCCGTCCGGAAGAACGCCGAGTCCGCGGGCACCAGCGAACGCAGCAGCTCCGCGGACTGCGTCTGGAGCGGACGGATGCAGTGCGTCTCCACCTGCGAGCGCAGGAAGCCCAACGGGTCCCTCCGGCGATACTCGCCAAAGTATTCGCGCAGCTCGTTGCGCGTGCGCGCCTGACCGTTGTCCGCGTACTTGGCCACGTAGGGACTGAAGTCCGGATAGAGGCCCCGCTGCCCGAACTCTCCGTGCAGCGTCGTCTTCATGAAGTTGCCGATGAGCAGGTCATCGAACACCCGATAGCGCACCGCCGTCGCGAGCGACTGGCGCGGCGCCTCGAAGGTGATGCCGCGGCGGAAGTGGCGGCGATGGAACTCGATGACATGGTCCTGGCCGCCCACGCGGAAGCGCACGAAGTCCAGCGCGTCCTTCAGGTGATGGATGGCGCGGAAGTACTCCTGGAGCGCCTGGGCCTCCTCCTTCTCCAGCAGCTCGCCCCAGTCGTCGCCGAACTCCTTGGGGTCCACCGGGTGGAGGGCCCGCTCGCGAGGATGGAGCTGCTCCACCGCGTTGCGAGTGAAGTCGCGGCGGATGAACGCGGGCAACAGCGTGCACGTCTGGGACTCAAAGCCCCGCGCGTAGTCGTCCAGCGTGGTGGTGTACGCGGAGGCCCAGACGCTGTCGGCGCGCTGGTACTTGTGCATGGAGCTGAAGGGCACGAAGTAGCGCACCCCGTATTGCTCCGCCTGCCGCGCGATGGTGCGCCCCACGGGCGTCTTGCGCGCGGCGTAGGGCGGGATGCGCTGCCCGTCCTCGGTGAAGAAGTTGATCATGTCCGCGTCGCCGTAGCCGGACAGCGCCAGGAGATAGGACTCGTCGTACTCGCGGACGACCTTGCGCACGAAGCGGCCCCAGCCTCGGTCTCCCGCGTCGTTGAGGTTGACGAGCAATCGCCCGCCCACGTCCACGAGCAGCACCGAGTCCTGGTTCACATCGGGGATGCACAGCACGCGGATGCGCGGCGACAGCTGCGTCCACACCCGGTCCGGCAGGACGTGCACGGAGAAGCCCATGCCGCGCAGGTCATCGCGGATGCGCCCGCCAAAGTGATTGGCCACGAGCAGCGTCCGGTCCCGCAGCTTCTCCAGCGTCTCCATGCTGAGGTGATCCGGGTGCCCGTGAGACAGCCAGACGAAGGGGCACTGCTGGATGGCGGCGCGTTGCTCGGGAGGAACCTCGTGCGACAGGGTCCAGCTTCCGAAGTACGCGCTGCCATCCACCCATGGATCCGTGACCAGCACAGGTCCATGGT
Encoded proteins:
- the treZ gene encoding malto-oligosyltrehalose trehalohydrolase, yielding MVLSDESRSRAPRLGAWVEAGPRVRWRVWAPGHARLEVVLFDADGTERAALPLLPEPGDCFGAVLDGQGAGTRYKLRVDGEGPFPDPWSRSQPQGVHGPSEVVAPDAFAWSDADWEGPEPRSLVLYEVHVGTATSEGTFEALIPRLRDLRELGVTALELMPVASFPGSRNWGYDGVDLFAPSSTYGGAEGLRRLVDAAHAHGLAVLVDVVYNHFGPDGNYLRAFAHDYFTDRHHTPWGDAVNYDGARSAMARSLVLSNVEMWIRDYHADGLRLDATHALFDDGEPHLLAELTARAREVAPGRRVIVIAEDERNERRLLRPPSDDGFGLDGVWADDLHHQLRRAFAGDSDGYFQDYTGSAEDIARTLRQGWFYEGQRSPSRGRARGTSAEGLEPWRFVICLQNHDQVGNRARGERLGHDVSAAAFRAMSTLLLLAPHTPLLFMGQEWNATTPFLYFTDHHEALGRLVTEGRRKEFAAFARFAGAEVPDPQAVETFLRSRLDWSEAERPGHREVRALYQELLRLRATEPSLRDRHRGFHDARALGPDALLLERWVGDHRLSVVLNLRGTLDQAFPSAELLLWSEAPRFGGAVSESPLHAGRLQLQGPSAAVVRWSR
- a CDS encoding AAA family ATPase, with amino-acid sequence MSHHPAGAPRQPLDDDADVPSRLRSLAVLSPRDIDARLSEHGYRGQPEARRAASVLAYRHMQRLRRLHLDGIPPEPGTRENCLFLGPTGSGKTFLVELLFREILGVPTVLADSTQFSETGYVGDDVNTLLSRLHEAAGQDSEWAACGVICMDEFDKLATHRSDSRFAGQQTTKDVTGLGVQRSLLHLLSSARADFPPDFGFTSRTRAQTLEMSCITFIACGAFSGLKTTVEGLAHEERLGFGRTPGRDTASIASRVSDEQLENTTAFARFGFIPELIGRFNRMVSFAPLDASTLMDILQHNVLRAYEREFELEGLRLQVPQDVREHVVARALKRETGARGLRATLSPLLERAAYEHFGQPRASTVRLVLEGTEVRALSA
- a CDS encoding DUF5335 family protein, with translation MHHTREIPRSGWADYLSLLSSLERDHWVRIETDSEDTGEQPLAQRLPLIEIALEEKGSDQGAIEVMVGRPGDEITHRIFSPNHIYAEESDSGELECLDIEDADHVKTLIYFDEPRASEELPSTT
- a CDS encoding PLDc N-terminal domain-containing protein, which encodes MGSMDVVTWAVSLWPHVVALLTVLVSVLATAHAVLHKRDVRATVGWVGVVWLVPVVGAVLYLLLGINRIRRRARSLTLRQEHGRYPSAPAAPPLTAERVGLQQPAAAHLAPLVRLGDAVMHRPLLPGNQLTVLESRTDAYPAMLEAIAQARHTLSLATYIFDNDPAGHLFVRALSAAVGRGVEVRVLVDAVGSRYTWPPIMGRLRRAKVPAARFLPSWAPYRLPFMNLRNHRKLMVVDGRVGFTGGMNIRKDFLPGEHAARDLHFRLEGPVVGQLQEIFAEDWAFTTHEHLQGEAWFPVLEPRGAVLARGIPDGPDEDFETLRMVLLGALATARTSVRILTPYFLPDAALITALNVATLRGVQVDILLPERGNLPVVQWASTAQLWEVLRPGCRVFLTAPPFDHSKLMVVDGVWSLVGSANWDPRSLRLNFEFDVECYDPALAATLGALIDARQQRARQLPLEEVDGRALPVRLRDGLARLLSPYL
- a CDS encoding MBL fold metallo-hydrolase; translated protein: MELGFETIGNATLICHDHGPVLVTDPWVDGSAYFGSWTLSHEVPPEQRAAIQQCPFVWLSHGHPDHLSMETLEKLRDRTLLVANHFGGRIRDDLRGMGFSVHVLPDRVWTQLSPRIRVLCIPDVNQDSVLLVDVGGRLLVNLNDAGDRGWGRFVRKVVREYDESYLLALSGYGDADMINFFTEDGQRIPPYAARKTPVGRTIARQAEQYGVRYFVPFSSMHKYQRADSVWASAYTTTLDDYARGFESQTCTLLPAFIRRDFTRNAVEQLHPRERALHPVDPKEFGDDWGELLEKEEAQALQEYFRAIHHLKDALDFVRFRVGGQDHVIEFHRRHFRRGITFEAPRQSLATAVRYRVFDDLLIGNFMKTTLHGEFGQRGLYPDFSPYVAKYADNGQARTRNELREYFGEYRRRDPLGFLRSQVETHCIRPLQTQSAELLRSLVPADSAFFRTAKETYWRARRVLL